Proteins found in one Roseovarius pelagicus genomic segment:
- a CDS encoding RSP_2648 family PIN domain-containing protein produces MKVLLDTCVIYPTVMRQMLLGVARQGAFTPLWSARIIEEWQRASVKLGPEGVAQAGAEAALLRVAWPDAEVIASPSLEGRLWLPDPADIHVLAAAIAGSADMIVTLNAKDFPRNVLAEEGLTRSDPDAFLHGIWQAQPEVVTGVAKEVLAEANRLSGKAWEMRALLKKARLPRLAKAVGGVPG; encoded by the coding sequence ATGAAGGTGTTGCTGGACACTTGCGTGATTTATCCAACGGTGATGCGACAAATGTTGCTAGGGGTCGCCCGGCAGGGCGCGTTCACGCCGCTATGGTCGGCCCGAATTATCGAAGAATGGCAGCGTGCGTCGGTCAAGCTGGGACCAGAGGGTGTCGCTCAGGCGGGGGCCGAGGCGGCGCTGTTGCGTGTAGCGTGGCCAGATGCCGAAGTGATTGCTTCGCCATCTCTGGAGGGGCGGCTGTGGCTGCCCGATCCGGCAGATATTCACGTTCTGGCCGCTGCAATCGCAGGGTCGGCAGACATGATCGTAACGCTGAACGCCAAGGATTTTCCGCGCAATGTACTGGCCGAAGAGGGTCTGACGCGCAGCGATCCAGACGCGTTCCTGCATGGTATCTGGCAAGCGCAGCCAGAGGTGGTCACGGGTGTGGCGAAGGAAGTTCTGGCAGAGGCGAACCGTCTGAGCGGTAAGGCCTGGGAGATGCGCGCGCTGTTGAAAAAGGCGCGATTGCCGCGGTTGGCCAAGGCAGTGGGCGGCGTGCCGGGGTGA
- a CDS encoding VOC family protein: MKPPQVSALDHLVLTVRDIHAAAAFYTQILGMRHEAFTGADGSTRTALYFGAQKINLHSAAAPFSPHAATPLPGSADLCFLTETPLDAWQAHLSTHGIQIEAGPVPRSGATVPIISLYIRDPDENLIEIALPA; this comes from the coding sequence ATGAAGCCGCCACAGGTCAGCGCGCTCGACCATCTCGTGTTGACCGTTCGCGATATTCACGCAGCGGCAGCGTTTTACACCCAAATCCTCGGCATGCGACACGAGGCATTTACCGGGGCAGATGGTAGCACACGCACGGCGCTCTATTTTGGGGCGCAAAAGATCAATCTGCACAGTGCGGCGGCCCCTTTTTCCCCACATGCAGCAACACCCCTGCCCGGCAGCGCCGATCTGTGTTTTCTGACCGAAACACCACTGGACGCGTGGCAGGCCCACCTGTCGACACATGGTATTCAGATCGAAGCCGGGCCAGTGCCGCGTTCTGGTGCAACGGTGCCGATCATCTCGCTCTACATTCGCGACCCGGATGAAAACCTGATCGAAATTGCATTGCCCGCGTAG